Proteins from a genomic interval of Channa argus isolate prfri chromosome 11, Channa argus male v1.0, whole genome shotgun sequence:
- the trpm6 gene encoding transient receptor potential cation channel subfamily M member 6 isoform X1: MCTASKNVLFLLQARKSWIEDMLFKRECVKFIPSSRDLHRCNPVCQVCQNLIRCCCGRLMGEHSWQESIAPISLCPGPEQDVEEDWSIELHTKASPTNAYGTIDFQDTAARVCRAKVCEPLNYYARVAVDTKAELLLQLMLREWQMERPKLLLIVQGGSENFTLPPKVKQAFSKGLITAARSTGAWILTDGINTGVSRYVGDAVKTYGGHNLRKRNTVGISPWGVIDNNTDLIGRDVFRPYQPLGNPLSKRSRLNGFHSHFILVDDGTLGKHGCQQGLRRRLEKHIQLQKIHPRLNHGVPVVCVVVEGGPAIVSTVLDYVSSVPPVPVFVFEGSGRAADLLAFLHKQTAVDRQLDTDIKEDFLVRIGDVFGVEREEVLQLYNLLLQCMDHRESITIFDSESDDQMAPDAAILTATLKGTKASPADQLSMALGWDRADIAKKNILVCGQQWQVGSLEQAMLDALVMDRVSFVKLLIDNGMTMSCFLTVDRLEELYNTSHGQTNRFLHHLVEDAKQSSLPVGYRLTLIDMGLVIEYLIGAAYRSTYTRKNFRAAYRTKIKDRRYESSASLSKQRQGIIPTSGTSRNLQDLHFFRTAQPYKIKGEPDASETDTSHSSSREKAVTPGLDDAPLLVPFNFNDLFVWAVLQQRQQMALFLWQHGEEALARATVACKLYRSMAFEARQSSMDDNIAERLKGYSLEFGQLAVDVLDCAFRQNEQMAMKLLTSEMEEWSHFTCLQMAVSSCNRSFVSHSCTQTLLTDLWTGSLNWRKNSFLKITLSLLLPPVIFLLEFKSKAEMCHVPQSHEAMLFGRDSGKSVPAHNRTNYKGTQDAEQGVSFHNKRLGPVSETISSITMQCLSWITMLYEFYTAPVVKFWFHTMSYLAFLMLFSYVVLVKMEDHPSIQEWLVIAYILSTAVEKTREVLMSEPRNLSQKLKVWFSEYWNISDFTAILLFLAALALRWNADPYKTAGRISYCLDIIFWFVRVMDLLAVNQHAGPYLTMITKMTSNMFFIVVMMAIVLLSFGVSRKAILSPEEEPSWSLARDIVFQPYWMIYGEVYASDIDACENDKPCPPAAFVTPFLQAVYMFFQYIIMVNVLIAFFNNVYFDMASTSNKLWKYNRYRYIMTYQEKPWLPPPFILFSHMTLGLKAIYKRLTGDAEREERCSGLKLFLGHEDHKKLHEFEEKCVQAYFHEKNENVHNSRINRIRATAERAEEMCMMVGEVSEKVNFTQDSLSELDCQLGRLQDLSALAVDTLTLLSASDSLHQEEARLASCRPSTVSQRILPHSWTLSHRSGADCDVLNIRRLMAKSCKSTPPSLLKGYTLVTSRRASQECHVGARGSRGGRHCMEGEEGAKEDSHFTTVDHPNENSVGVSRPASHASFSHFYGVYHSGFRDQTPSESCVPSRCGSPLSPRGLESPYHKLWTWDPHLYPNQEETSMEEEEEEEEEEDNVNEDEQEEEHAHKDLPNIDLSRASSSAVLLPGCQDMAEGLINPAFSQDDSQTICRPKPSSHRERAVKSPRLTCLSRDRPYGYCRSLSSSMENVTFSGTPLSPTRGSFPSLTDPMNKESLHGGRSFRDDTSLHFSKEWSKSSDFTHVLDSRAKSNNRKTVKIQESPLDTSHLSNACWRRRWRLRGESICWSASTSLSQLNFESPDLLQKQVFPPQDVWSPTHSAWNSWARPISRRSSLQSGLSPEAKSSSFQSTDNLYSYYSAMERNNLMRLAHTIPFTPVSILGGEEVSIYSLVEVPCDADPEGSTVSSWSSRGLSAMLQPLFSEEGSLDGGLRLGCRVLCTWAEQDVLRPGLVYVVKAFRPEVVHVWQRYFPGSTALQLCLREIQQQRAAQKMMQIFNQVKPDDMHHSPRFLDVSLVLWHSNGQWLTIERNMSGDFRKYNNNTGEEITPCCSLEEMLLAFSHWTYEYSGRELLVLDIQGVGEQLTDPTVIMADDQSCSRGEMLFGPDNLGDTAISAFLQKHSCGICCQRLGLKDLRKRLDMCESSGEAEPASGKEEQEQDESMV; this comes from the exons ATGTGTACTGCGAGTAAAAATGTTCTCTTCTTATTGCAGGCACGGAAGTCTTGGATTGAGGACATGTTATtcaagagagagtgtgtgaagTTTATCCCTTCCTCTCGGGATCTACACAG ATGTAATCCAGTATGTCAAGTATGCCAAAACTTGATCAG ATGTTGTTGTGGTCGCCTAATGGGGGAGCACTCTTGGCAAGAGTCCATTGCTCCCATATCCCTCTGTCCTGGTCCTGAACAGGACGTGGAAGAGGATTGGTCAATAGAGCTCCATACCAAAGCCAGTCCTACTAATGCCTATGGTACCATAGACTTTCAGGACACTGCCGCCCGGGTCTGCCGGGCCAAGGTCTGTGAGCCTCTTAactat TATGCTCGTGTAGCTGTGGACACAAAGGCAGAGTTGCTGCTCCAGCTGATGCTGAGGGAGTGGCAGATGGAAAGACCCAAGCTATTACTAATTGTCCAGGGAGGCTCAGAAAACTTTACCTTGCCCCCTAAGGTCAAGCAGGCCTTCAGCAAAGGGCTGATCACTGCTGCCCGCAGCACAGGGGCATGGATACTGACTGATGGCATTAACACAG GTGTATCCAGGTATGTAGGTGATGCAGTGAAAACATATGGGGGCCACAATCTGAGGAAGAGAAACACAGTTGGCATCTCACCGTGGGGAGTGATTGACAACAACACTGACCTTATTGGCAGAGAT GTGTTCAGGCCCTACCAGCCACTGGGGAACCCTTTAAGCAAGAGGTCCCGTCTGAATGGTTTCCACTCCCACTTTATATTGGTGGATGATGGAACGCTGGGAAAACATGGCTGCCAGCAAGGCCTTAGGAGGAGGCTGGAGAAACACATTCAGCTACAGAAGATACACCCTA GGCTAAACCATGGAGTACCTGTGGTGTGCGTGGTGGTGGAAGGAGGTCCAGCCATTGTGTCCACAGTGTTAGATTATGTGAGCAGTGTGCCCCCTGtgccagtgtttgtgtttgagggATCTGGCAGGGCCGCTGACCTGCTTGCTTTCTTACATAAGCAGACTGCTGTTGACag GCAGTTGGATACAGACATTAAAGAGGACTTCCTTGTCAGAATTGGAGATGTGTTTGgggtagagagagaagaggtcTTGCAGCTTTACAATCTCCTTCTGCAATGTATGGATCACAGAGAGTCT ATAACCATCTTTGACTCAGAGTCAGATGACCAGATGGCACCTGATGCAGCCATTTTGACGGCTACACTCAAAG GGACTAAGGCCAGTCCTGCAGACCAGCTAAGTATGGCTTTAGGCTGGGACAGGGCAGAtattgcaaagaaaaacatcttggTGTGTGGACAGCAGTGGCAG GTGGGTTCATTAGAGCAAGCCATGCTGGATGCCCTGGTGATGGACCGTGTCAGTTTTGTCAAACTGCTGATTGACAACGGCATGACGATGAGCTGCTTCCTCACTGTAGATCGACTTGAGGAGCTCTACAACACG TCACATGGCCAGACAAATCGTTTCTTGCATCACCTCGTTGAAGATGCAAAACAG aGTTCTCTTCCTGTAGGTTACCGTCTTACTCTCATTGATATGGGCCTTGTGATAGAGTACCTGATAGGAGCAGCTTACCGCAGCACCTACACACGGAAAAACTTCAGAGCTGCCTACAGAACAAAGATCAAA GATCGAAGATATGAGAGTTCTGCCTCCTTATCTAAACAAAGACAGGGAATAATACCAACTTCTGGTACGAGTAGGAATCTCCAGGACCTGCATTTCTTTAGAACTGCTCAGCCCTACAAAATCAAG GGTGAGCCAGATGCTAGTGAGACAGATACATCACACAGTAGCAGTCGAGAGAAAGCAGTGACCCCAGGTCTTGACGATGCTCCACTGCTGGTTCCCTTTAACTTCAACGACCTGTTTGTGTGGGCTGTACTTCAGCAGCGGCAGCAGATGGCACTGTTCCTGTGGCAGCATGGTGAGGAAGCTCTGGCACGTGCCACTGTGGCGTGTAAGCTTTACCGCTCAATGGCTTTTGAGGCACGACAAAGCAGTATGGATGACAACATTGCCGAGCGATTAAAGGGATATTCCCT TGAGTTTGGTCAGCTGGCCGTGGATGTGTTAGACTGTGCATTTCGTCAGAATGAGCAGATGGCCATGAAGCTGTTGACATCTGAGATGGAGGAATGGAGCCATTTTACCTGTCTGCAGATGGCTGTTTCTTCGTGTAATAGATCATTCGTTTCACATTCCTGCACTCAGACCCTCCTCACTGATCTCTGGACTGGTTCGCTCAACTGGAGAAAAAACTCCTTTTTGAAA aTAACTCTAAGCCTTCTTCTACCACCTGTCATCTTCTTACTGGAGTttaaaagcaaagctgaaatGTGCCATGTACCACAGTCCCATGAGGCAATGCTGTTTGGGCGTGATTCTGGGAAGTCAGTACCAGCCCACAACAGAACTAATTATAAG GGCACACAGGATGCAGAACAAGGTGTGTCTTTCCATAACAAACGTCTTGGTCCTGTGTCAGAAACTATATCCTCTATAACCATGCAGTGCCTGTCCTGGATCACAATGCTCTATGAATTCTACACAGCGCCTGTTGTGAAGTTCTGGTTTCACACA ATGTCCTACTTGGCCTTTCTGATGTTATTCTCCTATGTTGTCCTTGTGAAGATGGAGGATCATCCCAGTATACAGGAGTGGCTGGTCATAGCGTACATCTTGTCTACTGCAGTGGAGAAAACCAGAGAG GTACTAATGTCCGAGCCAAGGAACCTGAGCCAGAAACTGAAGGTTTGGTTCTCAGAGTACTGGAACATATCAGATTTCACTGCCATACTCCTCTTCTTAGCTGCACTAGCATTACGTTGGAATGCTGATCCCTACAAGACCGCGGGGCGGATAAGTTACTGTCTGGACATCATCTTCTGGTTTGTCAGAGTGATGGATCTGCTGGCTGTCAATCAGCATGCTGGCCCTTATCTCACCATGATCACTAAGATG ACCAGTAACATGTTCTTCATTGTGGTGATGATGGCAATAGTGCTGCTGAGCTTTGGAGTGTCCAGGAAGGCCATCCTGTCGCCAGAGGAGGAACCATCTTGGAGCCTAGCTCGAGACATAGTCTTCCAGCCCTACTGGATGATCTATGGAGAGGTCTATGCATCAGATATCGATG CATGCGAAAACGATAAACCATGTCCTCCTGCTGCCTTTGTTACGCCATTCCTCCAGGCTGTCTATATGTTTTTTCAGTATATCATCATGGTCAACGTTCTCATAGCATTTTTTAA CAATGTCTACTTTGACATGGCATCAACATCCAATAAGCTGTGGAAATACAACCGTTATCGCTACATCATGACCTATCAGGAAAAGCCTTGGCTACCTCCCCCCTTTATTCTCTTCAGTCACATGACACTAGGTTTGAAAGCCATTTATAAAAGATTAACTGGAGATGCTGAGAGGGAAGAGAGATGCTCTGGACTTA AACTCTTCCTGGGTCATGAGGATCATAAGAAGCTCCATGAGTTTGAAGAGAAATGTGTGCAGGCCTACTTCCATGAGAAGAATGAAAATGTCCACAACAGTCGAATTAACAGGATCAGAGCCACAGCAGAAAG AGCAGAGGAGATGTGCATGATGGTGGGGGAGGTCTCAGAGAAGGTCAACTTCACTCAGGACAGTCTGTCAGAGTTGGACTGCCAGTTGGGTCGACTCCAGGACCTTTCAGCATTGGCTGTGGACACCCTGACTCTGCTCTCTGCCTCTGACAGCTTACATCAAGAGGAGGCACGCCTGGCTTCATGTCGACCCAGCACAGTGTCTCAGCGCATCCTTCCTCACAGCTGGACCCTCTCTCACAGAAGTGGAGCAGACTGTGATGTACTTAACATTCGACGACTGATGGCCAAGTCGTGTAAAAGTACCCCTCCTTCACTGCTAAAGGGATACACTCTGGTGACAAGTAGACGAGCATCCCAGGAGTGCCATGTCGGAGCCAGGGGGAGCAGGGGAGGAAGACACTGTATGGAGGGAGAGGAAGGAGCAAAGGAG GATTCACACTTCACTACTGTTGACCATCCTAATGAGAATTCAGTAGGTGTTTCCAGACCTGCGTCCCATGcctccttctctcacttttaTGGAGTTTACCACAGTGGTTTTAGAGATCAGACACCAAGTGAGTCCTGTGTACCATCCCGCTGTGGGTCTCCTCTTTCTCCCAGAGGTTTAGAGTCACCATATCATAAACTTTGGACATGGGATCCACATCTGTATCCTAATCAGGAGGAAACTTCcatggaagaagaggaagaagaagaagaagaagaagataatgTAAATGAGGATGAGCAAGAGGAggaacatgcacacaaagaccTGCCTAATATAGATTTGTCTAGAGCCTCTAGCAGTGCTGTACTTCTTCCTGGCTGTCAAGACATGGCTGAGGGTCTGATCAATCCTGCCTTTTCTCAAGATGATAGTCAAACTATTTGTCGGCCCAAACCTTCCAGCCATAGGGAAAGAGCTGTGAAATCTCCCAGGTTGACATGTCTGTCAAGAGACCGCCCTTATGGTTACTGCAGGTCTTTGTCATCCAGCATGGAGAATGTGACTTTCTCTGGGACACCCCTCAGTCCAACAAGAGGATCATTTCCTTCTCTTACTGATCCAATGAACAAAGAGAGTTTGCATGGTGGGAGGAGCTTTAGAGATGACACTTCATTACATTTCAGCAAAG AGTGGTCCAAGTCCTCAGACTTCACTCACGTGTTGGACAGCAGAGCtaaaagcaacaacaggaaAACAGTGAAGATACAAGAAAGCCCACTAGATACT TCCCACTTGTCCAATGCTTGCTGGAGAAGGCGCTGGAGGTTAAGAGGGGAATCTATATGCTGGTCGGCTTCCACCAGTCTCAGTCAACTCA ATTTTGAATCCCCAGATTTGTTACAGAAACAAGTGTTTCCCCCTCAG GATGTGTGGAGCCCCACTCATTCAGCATGGAACAGCTGGGCCAGGCCCATAAGCCGTAGGTCTTC TTTACAGAGTGGCCTTTCCCCTGAAG CCAAGAGTTCCTCATTCCAGTCCACTGACAATTTGTATTCATACTATTCAG CTATGGAGAGAAACAATCTGATGAGACTGGCTCATACGATCCCTTTCACTCCTGTTTCAATTTTGG GGGGTGAAGAGGTCAGCATCTACTCTCTGGTGGAAGTGCCCTGTGATGCTGACCCTGAAGGCAGCACAGTCTCCTCCTGGTCTTCACGAGGCCTGTCTGCAATGCTACAACCCCTCTTTAGTGAAGAGGGCTCTCTAGATGGAGGTCTCCGGCTGGGCTGTAGGGTGCTATGTACGTGGGCAGAACAGGATGTACTCCGACCAGGTCTGGTTTATGTGGTCAAAGCTTTCCGGCCAGAGGTGGTTCATGTCTGGCAAAGGTACTTCCCTGGTAGCACTGCACTGCAGCTGTGTTTAAGG GAAATCCAACAGCAGAGGGCAGCTCAGAAGATGATGCAAATATTCAATCAGGTCAAACCTGATGATATGCACCACTCACCAAG ATTTCTAGATGTATCATTGGTTCTCTGGCATTCAAATGGTCAGTGGCTGACTATTGAGAGAAACATGTCTGGTGACTTCAGAAagtacaacaacaacacaggaGAAGAGATCACCCCCTGCTGTTCGCTAGAAGAAATGCTTCTCGCGTTCTCCCACTGGACCTATGAGTATTCAGGCAGGGAACTCCTAGTGCTTGATATACAAG GAGTAGGAGAGCAGCTGACTGATCCCACAGTCATTATGGCAGATGATCAAAG TTGTAGCAGGGGTGAGATGCTTTTTGGTCCTGATAACCTTGGAGATACTGCCATCAGTGcttttctgcagaaacactcttgCGGCATCTGTTGTCAAAGACTGGGCTTAAAAG ATTTAAGGAAGCGTCTGGACATGTGCGAGAGCAGTGGTGAGGCAGAGCCAGCATCGggaaaagaagaacaagagCAAGATGAAAGCAtggtttga